In Buchnera aphidicola (Sipha maydis), the following proteins share a genomic window:
- the tal gene encoding transaldolase, whose product MNQLEQLKNYTKVVVDSGDINNIEKYKPHDATTNPSLILKVIKMPEYQYLLKDAINYAHKKGGNKTQKIINATDKIIVSIGIEILKKIPGFISSEVDSRLSFNTEESILKAHKIIEMYEQEYGIPRSKILIKLASTWECIKAAQFLEKDNIKCNLTLLFSFAQARACAESNVFLISPFVGRIYDWYKSKYPEIIYNSSNDPGVKSVKKIYEYYKKYSYNTIIMGASFRNVDQILELSGCDRLTISPELLGFLQCNTKKIFCKLKKPNKKYQHPKHRLSESEFRWLHNQDAMAVEKLSEGIRQFSLDQDILEKIVLKNF is encoded by the coding sequence ATTAGAGCAATTAAAAAATTATACAAAAGTTGTTGTAGATAGTGGCGACATTAATAATATAGAAAAATATAAACCACATGATGCAACAACAAATCCTTCTTTAATTTTAAAAGTCATAAAAATGCCAGAGTATCAATATTTATTAAAAGATGCGATAAATTATGCACATAAAAAGGGAGGAAATAAAACACAAAAGATCATTAATGCTACAGATAAAATTATTGTCAGTATTGGAATAGAAATTTTAAAGAAAATACCTGGATTTATATCTAGTGAAGTAGATTCAAGATTATCTTTTAATACTGAAGAAAGCATTTTAAAAGCTCATAAAATTATTGAGATGTATGAACAAGAATATGGAATTCCAAGATCGAAAATATTAATAAAGTTAGCATCAACATGGGAATGTATAAAAGCTGCACAGTTTTTAGAAAAAGATAATATTAAATGTAATTTAACTTTGTTATTTTCATTTGCTCAAGCTCGAGCTTGTGCAGAATCTAATGTTTTTTTAATATCTCCTTTTGTAGGAAGAATATATGATTGGTATAAATCTAAATATCCAGAAATTATATATAATTCTTCAAATGATCCAGGAGTAAAATCTGTTAAAAAAATTTATGAATATTATAAAAAATATTCTTATAATACAATTATTATGGGAGCAAGTTTTAGAAATGTTGATCAAATTTTAGAGTTATCAGGATGTGATCGTTTAACTATTTCTCCTGAATTATTAGGTTTTTTGCAATGCAATACTAAAAAAATTTTTTGTAAATTAAAAAAACCGAACAAGAAATATCAACATCCAAAACATCGACTATCTGAATCAGAATTTAGATGGTTACATAACCAAGATGCTATGGCTGTTGAAAAATTATCTGAAGGAATACGGCAATTTAGTCTTGATCAAGATATATTAGAAAAAATTGTATTAAAAAATTTTTAA
- the tkt gene encoding transketolase gives MFLKKNLSNAIRALSMDAVQLANSGHPGTPMGMADIAEVLWRYFLKHNPKNPFWDNRDRFILSNGHASMLLYSLLHLTGYDVKISDLKNFRKLHSKTPGHPEIGYTPGIETTTGPLGQGIAISVGMAIAERTLGLYFNKPNYKVVDHYTWVFAGDGCLMEGISHEVCSLAGTLKLGKLVLFYDRNNISIDGKLDDWFSEDVKKRFESYNWYVIDNIDGHNQDSIFDAINQAKKIKNKPVIIICNTIIGFGSPNKSGTADAHGAPLGEEEVLLSKKNLNWKYKKFEIPDYIYKEWNAEKKGKKLEQSWNIMFEKYKKKYPKLANEYKRRMKKSLPKNWKEIIDNLVKKLKLCKEDISTRQASKNIIEYFGPYLLELIGGSADLAPSNLTKWSGSKSINKYFSGNYIHYGVREFGMTAIANGISQHGGLIPYTATFLIFLEYARNAVRMSALMKTQQILIYTHDSIGLGEDGPTHQPIEQLMNLRSTPNMSVWRPSDYLETLFSWKHAIERKNGPTALILSRQNLSFIERDNMQIKNIKKGGYILIDSSKKLDIILISTGSELHLAVLSAEKLIKLGYSVRVVSLPSTDVFDNQDSDYKEYVLPEKIKNRIVIEASFSDYWHKYIGLDGMIIGMKNFGESAPANDLFKKFGFTVSNIVKKSISLINKK, from the coding sequence ATGTTTTTGAAAAAAAATTTATCTAATGCTATTCGTGCATTAAGTATGGATGCAGTACAATTAGCTAATTCTGGACATCCAGGAACACCAATGGGAATGGCAGATATTGCAGAAGTTTTATGGCGTTATTTTTTAAAACATAATCCTAAAAATCCATTTTGGGATAATAGAGATCGTTTTATTTTATCTAACGGTCATGCATCTATGCTTTTATATAGTTTATTACATTTAACAGGATATGATGTAAAAATTTCTGATTTAAAAAATTTTAGAAAATTACATTCGAAAACTCCAGGTCATCCTGAAATAGGATATACTCCAGGTATAGAAACTACGACAGGTCCTTTAGGACAAGGTATTGCAATATCTGTAGGAATGGCTATAGCAGAAAGAACTTTAGGTTTGTATTTTAATAAACCGAATTATAAAGTGGTTGATCATTATACTTGGGTATTTGCTGGTGATGGTTGCTTAATGGAAGGAATTTCGCATGAAGTTTGTTCTTTAGCTGGAACTTTAAAATTAGGGAAGTTAGTTCTTTTTTATGATAGAAATAATATTTCAATAGATGGAAAATTAGATGACTGGTTTTCTGAAGATGTTAAAAAAAGATTTGAATCATACAATTGGTATGTCATTGATAACATAGATGGGCATAATCAAGATTCTATTTTTGATGCAATTAATCAAGCTAAAAAAATAAAAAATAAACCAGTAATTATAATTTGTAACACAATAATTGGTTTTGGATCACCTAATAAATCTGGCACAGCTGATGCTCATGGAGCTCCTTTAGGCGAGGAAGAAGTTTTATTATCGAAAAAAAATTTAAATTGGAAATATAAAAAATTTGAAATACCAGATTATATTTATAAAGAATGGAATGCTGAAAAAAAAGGAAAAAAATTAGAGCAGTCTTGGAATATTATGTTCGAAAAATATAAAAAGAAATATCCAAAATTAGCCAATGAATATAAACGTCGTATGAAAAAATCTCTTCCGAAAAATTGGAAAGAAATTATTGATAATTTAGTTAAAAAATTGAAATTATGTAAAGAAGATATATCTACTAGACAAGCTTCAAAAAATATTATTGAATATTTTGGTCCTTATCTTTTAGAATTAATTGGTGGATCTGCTGATCTTGCTCCAAGTAATTTAACTAAATGGTCTGGTTCAAAATCAATTAATAAATATTTTTCTGGAAACTATATTCATTATGGTGTGCGAGAGTTTGGAATGACAGCTATCGCAAATGGAATTTCACAACATGGCGGCTTGATTCCTTATACAGCAACTTTTTTAATATTTTTAGAATATGCACGCAATGCAGTAAGAATGTCTGCTTTAATGAAAACACAACAAATTTTAATATATACACATGATTCAATTGGTTTAGGTGAAGACGGTCCAACTCATCAACCAATAGAGCAATTAATGAATTTAAGATCTACTCCAAATATGAGTGTTTGGAGACCATCTGATTATTTAGAAACTTTGTTTTCTTGGAAACATGCCATAGAAAGAAAAAATGGTCCAACAGCTTTAATTCTATCTAGACAAAATTTAAGTTTTATTGAAAGAGATAATATGCAAATTAAAAATATTAAAAAAGGAGGGTATATATTAATTGATAGTTCTAAAAAATTAGATATTATTTTAATATCTACTGGTTCAGAGTTACATTTAGCTGTTTTATCTGCGGAAAAATTGATAAAATTAGGATATTCTGTGCGTGTCGTATCTTTACCTTCAACAGATGTTTTTGATAATCAAGATTCAGATTATAAAGAATATGTTTTGCCTGAAAAAATAAAAAATAGAATTGTTATTGAAGCAAGTTTTTCAGATTATTGGCATAAATATATTGGTTTAGATGGTATGATTATTGGAATGAAAAATTTCGGAGAATCTGCTCCTGCGAATGATTTATTTAAAAAATTTGGATTTACTGTCTCTAATATTGTTAAAAAATCTATCTCTTTAATTAACAAAAAATAA
- the dapE gene encoding succinyl-diaminopimelate desuccinylase, whose product MLNSIINLSKELIKIPSISPLDLGCQEILAQKLKKIGFIIENIKINRTSNLWAYKGHGKTLTFVGHTDVVPAGNIKKWKIHPFQPIVINDYLFGRGSADMKGSISAMICATENFLKKYNFHKGRISFLLTSDEESRACDGTKKIVQILKKRKEKINYCLVGEPTSNKILGDCIKNGRRGSLSAVITIYGIQGHIAYPNLAENPIHKSIVFIKKLINLELDRGNDYFKPSCLQIFFISSGKLNITNMIPDSIKIGLNIRYTPEIKKKNIVLKIEEMLKKNSLKNKISWFFSGDPFLTSSGKLLQVTKSSIQKILKISPYLSTSGGTSDGRFFPLLKSEIIELGPVNKTIHKINECVKVQDLYLLSKIYENILKKLFL is encoded by the coding sequence ATGCTTAATTCTATTATTAATTTAAGTAAAGAGTTAATTAAAATTCCTTCTATTAGTCCTCTTGATTTAGGTTGTCAAGAGATTTTAGCTCAAAAATTAAAAAAAATTGGTTTTATTATAGAAAATATTAAAATTAATCGAACCAGTAATTTATGGGCATATAAAGGACATGGAAAGACTTTGACTTTCGTTGGTCATACTGATGTTGTCCCAGCTGGAAATATTAAAAAATGGAAAATTCATCCATTTCAACCTATAGTAATTAATGATTATTTGTTTGGTCGAGGTTCTGCAGATATGAAAGGATCTATTTCTGCAATGATTTGTGCTACGGAAAATTTTCTTAAAAAATATAATTTTCATAAAGGAAGAATTTCTTTTTTATTGACTTCTGATGAAGAATCTCGTGCTTGTGATGGCACAAAAAAGATTGTTCAAATTTTAAAAAAAAGAAAAGAAAAAATAAATTATTGTTTAGTAGGTGAACCAACTAGTAATAAAATTTTAGGTGATTGTATAAAAAATGGGAGAAGAGGATCTCTAAGTGCTGTAATTACTATATATGGAATTCAAGGACATATTGCGTATCCTAATTTGGCAGAAAATCCTATTCATAAATCTATTGTTTTTATTAAAAAATTAATTAATTTAGAGTTAGATCGTGGAAATGATTATTTTAAACCTAGTTGTTTGCAAATTTTTTTTATTTCTTCTGGAAAGTTAAATATTACAAATATGATTCCTGATTCTATTAAAATTGGTTTAAATATTAGATATACTCCTGAAATCAAGAAAAAAAATATTGTTTTAAAAATTGAAGAAATGTTAAAAAAAAATAGTTTAAAAAATAAAATATCTTGGTTTTTTTCAGGTGATCCTTTTCTTACTAGTTCAGGAAAATTATTACAAGTTACAAAATCTTCTATTCAAAAGATTTTAAAAATCTCGCCTTATTTATCTACTTCTGGAGGCACTTCAGATGGTCGTTTTTTTCCTTTATTAAAATCAGAAATTATAGAATTAGGACCAGTAAATAAAACAATACATAAAATAAATGAATGTGTAAAAGTTCAAGATTTATATTTATTAAGTAAAATATATGAAAATATTTTAAAAAAACTATTTTTATAA